The Vibrio tarriae genome includes the window AGGAAGATCGCCCCTTCTGGTTTATGGATGCGAAAACGCGGATCAGTAATCGCACTTTGCAGCAGCTTTACCGCATGTTGCGCTTTTTGGCGATAAAACGGCTTGATCACCTGCTCGCTAAGTCTCAGCAGATCGCCTTTTTCTATCATGCGTTGCACCAACGCTGGCCCCATACTGCCGGGCGCTAAGCTGATGATGCCATTCATGTTGGTCAGCGCTTGAGTTACCGCTTCATTGGCGATCACAATGCCGCAGCGCAGACCGGGTAGACCCAGTTTGGACAGACTCATGCACAAGATGGTGTTGTCATTCCAAAACGGTTCAACGTCTTCAAAAATGATATTCGGGAAGGGTACGCCGTAAGCATTGTCGATGATTAACGGTATGCCGTTATCACGCGCCAGTTGGTCGAGTTTGTGGATTTCCTCTTCGGTTAACACGTTACCGGTTGGGTTGGTGGGGCGAGACACACAGATCGCAGCCACCGACTCATCAACTTTCAGCTCAGAAAAGTCCACATGGTATTTGAACAGTCCTTGATCGAGCAGCTCAATCTCCGGACGGTAGGAGACAAAAATATCGTCATCAATGCCTGCATCACCGTAGCCAATGTATTCTGGCGCGAGGGGCAGGAGGATTTTTTTGTGTGAACCATCGGGCTGTTTACCGGCAAACAAGTTAAACAGATAGAAAAAGCCACTCTGGCTGCCGTTGGTTAAAGTGATGTTCTTTTCGCTGATATTCCAGCCATACGTCTCACGCAGCAGTGTGGCGAGCGATTTTACAAACACATCTTTGCCCTGTGGACCATCGTAATTGGTCATGGCATTGAGCAGAGAACCATCGGCCAGCATTTCGGCGCTGGTCTTGTGGAAATAATCGAGCATGGCAGGAATGGCAGCAGGATTACCGCCACCAAGCATGATCGCGCCTGGAGTGCGCAGACCATCGTTTAAATCATCCATTAACTGGGTAATACCGGAGTAGCGATTAAACTTTTCGCCAAAAGAGGAATACTGCATTGCTCGACTACCTAATGATTGCTGTGTGTTTGCGAAACGATATACCGGTGGAATCTCCGCCGTTTAGAATAGTTCTTGAACATACCGCAATGTATTTGCGAGGCAAAGCAATATTTTTGTGTCCCCTTCCTACTTGAAGCTGCAGCGGTGTTGGCTGCGTTCGTTCACCCCAATCACATAGTTTATCTATGCTCATGGGGATGAACTCACTTGCCGCCTACCTGCAACTCCAAGTCGTTTGGGGAGCGCGAGCAAAAACAAAGCCCAACTCAAAAGAGCTGGGCTTAACGTTTGATTACTCAAAGCGGCGTAGGTTTGCTCGCCGCTTTGCGTGACTGGCCTACATGACGAAATTATCGTGCTGCAGATTATTTTTGCAGCAGCGAAATGTCGGCAATTTGTAGGAACAGGTTACGTAGCTTGTTGAGCAGCGTGAGACGGTTCTTCTTCAGTGCTTCATCGTCAGCCATCACCATCACGTTGTCGAAGAAGGCATCGACAGGCGCGCGCAGGCCAGCCAGTTTGCTCAGAGCTTCTTGGTAGTTGCCAGTTGCAAACGCAGGTTCTAACGCTTCTGCCATGATTTCGACGGCTTCGGCTAAGGCTTTTTCCGCATCTTCTTGCAGCAGAGCGAGATCGATTTCTTCACCCAATTCGCCATCGTACTTAGCCAGAATGTTACCTACACGCTTGTTGGCAGCGGCCAGTGCTTCGGCTTCTTCAA containing:
- a CDS encoding valine--pyruvate transaminase; the encoded protein is MQYSSFGEKFNRYSGITQLMDDLNDGLRTPGAIMLGGGNPAAIPAMLDYFHKTSAEMLADGSLLNAMTNYDGPQGKDVFVKSLATLLRETYGWNISEKNITLTNGSQSGFFYLFNLFAGKQPDGSHKKILLPLAPEYIGYGDAGIDDDIFVSYRPEIELLDQGLFKYHVDFSELKVDESVAAICVSRPTNPTGNVLTEEEIHKLDQLARDNGIPLIIDNAYGVPFPNIIFEDVEPFWNDNTILCMSLSKLGLPGLRCGIVIANEAVTQALTNMNGIISLAPGSMGPALVQRMIEKGDLLRLSEQVIKPFYRQKAQHAVKLLQSAITDPRFRIHKPEGAIFLWLWFDELPITTIELYQRLKARGVLIVPGEYFFIGQPQEWPHAHECLRMNYVQNEQAMEQGIAIIAEEVQKAYQQANA